The DNA window TCCGGCCATATTCATCGCGGCCTTGGCGGCGCGCACCGTCGGCGGGAAACTCGTCATATCCGACTTGTGCTGATGCATCACACGGTCCATGCCTACCCCCACGCCGCGCACCCACACCGGGCGGTCGGTGTAACGGTCGACGACGTCCTCGGCGGCCAGGATCAGCGCGGCGGCACCGTCACTCTGCGGCGTGCAGTCATACAGCCCGAACGGGTCAGCAATGATCGGCGCGGCCAGTGCCTGCTCGACAGTGATCTCAAAGCGCAGTTGGGCTTTCGGGTTCTTCAGGGCGTGGAAGTGGTTCTTCACCGCCACCATCGCCATGTGTTCCTTGGTGGCCGGCGACTCGTGCAGGTAACGGGTGACGTGTAGCGCGAAGTTGGCCGGGGCGACTAGCCCCAAGGGGTAGTCCCAGGCGGTGTCGCGGGTCAGCCCGGCCCACTCCCAGAATGTGGCGTTGGTCGCGGTCTCGCGGACCTTGTCTGCTCCCACCACTAGCACCACGTCGTAGGCGCCGGACGCAATCGCCAGCACGCCGTTGCGGACGGCGTCATTGCCAGTGGCGCAGGCATTCTCGACCCGGGTTACCGGAATATCGGTGAGGTCGAGGGTGTCTGCCAGGATGCCGGCTGGGAAGCCGTCCGTCGTGGTCAACTCGCCGAACCAGGCGGCCTGCAATTCGGATTTGGCGATGCCTTTGTCGACGTTGGCGACGCACTCGGCGTAGGCCATCGGGATCAGATCTTTGATGCCGAGGTCGAAATGCTCTGCAAATGCGGTCATTCCGGCCCCGACGACGGCGACGTTTCTCATGCCAATGCTCCTCGTGAATCGCGGCCGGGCCAGAACGCGTAGCCGTAGTCGGGAATTCCGGCGCGGGTGGCGAGCCGGCGGAGCACCACCGAGCCGGGCTGGCCGATAGTGGCTTCGCCGGCCGGAACCCCGGTTACCTTGAGCAGCACCCGTACTGGGCTGTCGTCGAGCTGGACAACAGCCAGCGAATAAGGGCCGGGCAGATCGGGTACTGGGATCCGCACTGTGGTGTGGGTGTAGACGGTGCCGGTGCGCGGCAACGGCTCGAGCCGGTAATCGGCGGCGAGCACACCGTTGTCGTCGACACGGGTGCGTGGCGGAAACTGCGGTGCGGAGTCGATACCGGGCCGCTCCTCGAATACAGCGGCCTCCCACCGCAGCTTCGGATCGAACGCGCGCGCATAAGCAGGAAGCGAGATCGGGATGCCGATGCCCTCGGCCGTCCTGAAGGGAGGAAGATCGCGAGCGGTCACCTCGTCGCGGGTGATTGCCGGCAGGTGTGCGCTGAACTCCAGTTGCGCGGCGGTCACGGTGGACTGCTCGACAGCCAGCACCAACCCTGCTGTGCCCTTCTCGATGGCTGCGGCCAAGACGCGAATCAGTGCGGCCGCCGAGACAGTCGCGTCTTCGGCCGCGGCGCCCGCATCGAAACCGCCCCCGAGGTGGCCTGCCGCGACTCCCGCGACCGCGGCCACGGACTGTGTCCCGTCGAGTCCCAGCAGGGCCACCGTCGACTTCACACCGACTTCGCGCTGCAACCGCGGATCGGCGTACACGTGCCGCGCCCCGTCCCGCCCGCGCGCGATCGTCGGCAGGCTGCGGGTCTGTCGAGCGACTGCATTCACCGCCGCACCGGAACCGTCGACTCCGGTCAACACCGCGGCGGCGGAGGCGACGCCATCGGTGTCATCGGCGGCGATGACGAGCGTGCCGGCGGGGGCAGACGTGATCTGGTCGAGCACCACCGGCGCACCTCCGAGAACCTCGGTCACCGCAGCGTCGGCGGACAGCGATAGACCGGCGAGAAGCACAGCACCGTTGCCACCCTCCAGCAGTGGAAAGTCACGCGAGATGAGGACGACGCGCTGCGCAGAGGCCGCCGGATCGGCCGCGCGACCGGCGGCAACCGCCATAGTCAGCGCATCCTCGTCAGGTCCCTTGACCCGACGAGAGCGGTCACCCACTCCAGTCGTCCAGGGCGGAAGGTAAGTGCCAATAGACACGACATCAGTCACGGTGGCCTACCTCGCGCTTCGGCGGAGCATGCACGGAAGACTCTGAACGGCGCTGCTCAGAAGAGAATCACTCACTCGTCCACAATAAGGTATATAGTTATATAGTTACCTGTGAATTGCGCCACTGGTGAGCGGCGATCACAGACGGCTAGTGAGAATAGAGGCGAGCTTCGAGGATTGCGAGATCATCGCGTTGTGGCAGGTATGCATTTCAATGACCTCCCGCACACCCCCGAGGTTGCGGATGAAGCGACGCTGATGCCGGACGGAGACCGTGCGGTCATTGCGCGTCAGCACCCAGGTCCTCCGGATGTCGCTGGGCATCCGGGAGCGATCGACCGGCTCGCGGATCAGTGTCGTGGCCTCCGGTACCAACACCTCCCCGGCGAAGCGGTGCTGCGCCGGGGTCATGCCACCGCAGAA is part of the Mycobacterium mantenii genome and encodes:
- a CDS encoding Zn-ribbon domain-containing OB-fold protein produces the protein MTDVVSIGTYLPPWTTGVGDRSRRVKGPDEDALTMAVAAGRAADPAASAQRVVLISRDFPLLEGGNGAVLLAGLSLSADAAVTEVLGGAPVVLDQITSAPAGTLVIAADDTDGVASAAAVLTGVDGSGAAVNAVARQTRSLPTIARGRDGARHVYADPRLQREVGVKSTVALLGLDGTQSVAAVAGVAAGHLGGGFDAGAAAEDATVSAAALIRVLAAAIEKGTAGLVLAVEQSTVTAAQLEFSAHLPAITRDEVTARDLPPFRTAEGIGIPISLPAYARAFDPKLRWEAAVFEERPGIDSAPQFPPRTRVDDNGVLAADYRLEPLPRTGTVYTHTTVRIPVPDLPGPYSLAVVQLDDSPVRVLLKVTGVPAGEATIGQPGSVVLRRLATRAGIPDYGYAFWPGRDSRGALA
- a CDS encoding thiolase C-terminal domain-containing protein; amino-acid sequence: MRNVAVVGAGMTAFAEHFDLGIKDLIPMAYAECVANVDKGIAKSELQAAWFGELTTTDGFPAGILADTLDLTDIPVTRVENACATGNDAVRNGVLAIASGAYDVVLVVGADKVRETATNATFWEWAGLTRDTAWDYPLGLVAPANFALHVTRYLHESPATKEHMAMVAVKNHFHALKNPKAQLRFEITVEQALAAPIIADPFGLYDCTPQSDGAAALILAAEDVVDRYTDRPVWVRGVGVGMDRVMHQHKSDMTSFPPTVRAAKAAMNMAGLTPRDIDVAEVHDCFTGVELISYEDLGFASRFEAYKLVEGREHYVGGSIPINPSGGLKAKGHPPGATGVAQCYELFNQLRGEAENQVDGARVGLAHNIGGPTAVSAVTILSSDKS